In the genome of Cronobacter malonaticus LMG 23826, one region contains:
- the hns gene encoding histone-like nucleoid-structuring protein H-NS yields the protein MSEALKILNNIRTLRAQARECTLETLEEMLEKLEVVVNERREEESAAAAEIEERTRKLQQYREMLIADGIDPNELLNSMSAAKTGTKAKRAARPAKYRYTDENGESKTWTGQGRTPAVIKKAIDEQGKQLDDFLIKD from the coding sequence ATGAGCGAAGCACTTAAAATTCTGAACAACATCCGTACTCTTCGTGCACAGGCGAGAGAATGTACTCTGGAAACTCTGGAAGAGATGCTGGAGAAATTAGAAGTGGTTGTAAATGAGCGCCGTGAAGAAGAAAGCGCCGCCGCTGCGGAAATCGAAGAACGTACTCGTAAATTACAGCAGTACCGTGAAATGCTGATCGCTGACGGTATTGATCCGAATGAATTACTGAACAGCATGTCTGCCGCTAAAACCGGTACTAAAGCTAAACGTGCTGCGCGTCCGGCTAAATATCGTTACACCGATGAAAACGGCGAGAGCAAAACCTGGACTGGCCAGGGCCGTACCCCTGCAGTGATCAAGAAAGCCATCGACGAGCAGGGTAAACAGCTGGACGATTTCCTGATCAAGGATTAA
- the tdk gene encoding thymidine kinase gives MAQLYFYYSAMNAGKSTALLQSSYNYQERGMRTLVYTAEIDDRFGAGKVSSRIGLSSPARLYNVHTSLFDDIRDAHQEAPVHCVLVDESQFLTREQVYALSEVVDKLDIPVLCYGLRTDFRGELFGGSQYLLAWSDKLVELKTVCFCGRKAGMVLRLDHEGRPYNEGEQVVIGGNERYVSVCRKHYKEALEKGSLKAIQGR, from the coding sequence ATGGCGCAACTCTATTTTTACTATTCGGCAATGAATGCCGGTAAATCGACAGCATTACTCCAGTCGTCATATAACTACCAGGAAAGGGGAATGCGTACCCTGGTTTATACCGCGGAAATTGACGATCGTTTTGGCGCAGGCAAGGTGAGTTCGCGTATAGGATTATCCTCGCCAGCACGCCTTTATAATGTGCATACCTCTTTATTTGACGATATTCGCGATGCCCACCAGGAAGCACCTGTTCATTGCGTTCTGGTGGATGAAAGCCAGTTTCTGACTCGCGAGCAGGTTTACGCCCTTTCTGAAGTTGTCGATAAGCTGGATATTCCCGTGCTCTGTTATGGCCTGCGTACCGATTTCCGTGGCGAGCTGTTTGGCGGGAGTCAGTATCTGCTGGCGTGGTCGGATAAACTGGTGGAGCTGAAAACCGTCTGTTTTTGCGGTCGTAAAGCAGGCATGGTGCTTCGTCTCGATCATGAGGGGCGGCCTTACAATGAAGGCGAGCAGGTCGTCATAGGCGGGAATGAGCGCTATGTGTCGGTGTGTCGTAAGCATTATAAGGAAGCCTTAGAAAAAGGCTCTTTAAAAGCGATTCAGGGCCGTTAA